From the Salmo trutta chromosome 2, fSalTru1.1, whole genome shotgun sequence genome, one window contains:
- the rnpc3 gene encoding RNA-binding region-containing protein 3 isoform X2: MAGEDEELVQSRKSRTLIIRHLPADLSRDEKQDLLKYFGALGVRVFSDKGVLRHTAFATFASEKSAAKALSRLHQLQILNHTLVVEFAKEQEHVTVLKDPLVSDSATDGKDVKKKKEVTQPSIPLIETGTAPKLGLKFQSNPSLKYLYPPPSNGILTNITHALLSVPNFYVQVLHLMNKMNLPSPFGPITARPPMYEMHPAPPPPMPPPYPPHYPPLPADEMDLSSEEGSEYESGDDEDKERMIRLMGLVNQACKRPLRTKVSSKRKKPKFKDLLFVPKPDSQSAPGSILQPSDVFEQPQPCGQKKIEFHISADVSAILEGGGGSSTQPQEPTEPAEEAEAAEEMQATTTTEEDPGEGFGKIYPAAQASQLEEDSDEDEDVPSDVISRKELDKGRLSRDEIKRMSVYKNYEPGEPTSRLYVKNIAKSVEEKDLKYIYGRYIDVSSEAERNMFDIVLMKEGRMKGQAFVGLPSERSAEKALRDTNGYVLYDKPLVVSFARSARPKADTLDPKKGPKRTR; the protein is encoded by the exons ATGGCGGGTGAGGACGAGGAGTTGGTCCAGTCGAGGAAAAGTCGAACTCTGATCATCCGCCATCTCCCTGCTGACCTGTCCAGGGATGAGAAGCAGGATCTACTCAAGTACTTTGGTGCCTTGGGAGTCAGAGTGTTCTCTGATAAAGGAGTACTG AGACACACAGCCTTTGCAACATTTGCGAGTGAAAAGTCTGCAGCAAAG GCTCTGAGCAGGCTTCACCAGCTACAGATCCTCAACCACACCCTGGTGGTGGAGTTCGCCAAAGAGCAGGAACATGTGACAGTGCTGAAAGACCCACTTGTGTCAGACAG TGCAACAGATGGCAAAGATGTGAAGAAGAAAAAGGAAGTGACACAACCGAGTATACCACTAATAGAGACTGGCACTGCACCCAAACTCGG GTTGAAATTTCAATCAAATCCCAGTCTGAAATATTTATATCCACCTCCTTCTAATGGGATCCTGACAAACATAACACATGCCCTTCTGAGCGTTCCAAACTTCTACGTTCAG GTCCTTCATCTGATGAACAAGATGAACCTACCGTCTCCATTCGGCCCCATCACAGCAAGACCTCCGATG TATGAAATGCATCCTGCCCCCCCTCCACCAATGCCGCCCCCCTATCCTCCCCACTACCCCCCCTTACCAGCAGATGAGATGGACCTCTCCAGCGAGGAGGGGTCTGAGTATGAGAGTGGAGATGACGAGGACAAAGAGAG GATGATTCGCCTGATGGGTCTGGTCAACCAAGCATGCAAGAGACCTCTGAGAACTAAAGTgtcctccaagagaaagaaaCCCAAGTTCAAGGATCTTCTCTTTGTCCCCAAGCCCGACTCTCAGAG TGCTCCAGGGTCCATCTTGCAGCCATCAGATGTGTTTGAGCAGCCCCAGCCCTGCGGACAGAAGAAGATTGAGTTCCACATTTCAGCAGACGTGTCGGCCATACtggaaggaggaggaggcagcTCCACCCAGCCACAGGAGCCCACTGAGCCAGCTGAGGAGGCTGAAG CAGCTGAGGAGATGCAGGCCACCACCACTACAGAGGAGGATCCAGGGGAGGGCTTTGGGAAGATCTACCCTGCTGCCCAGGCCTCCCAACTGGAGGAGGACAGTGATGAGGACGAGGATGTCCCCTCTGATGTCATCTCCAGGAAGGAACTGGATAAGGGACGGCTGTCCAGAGACG AGATAAAAAGGATGTCCGTGTATAAAAATTATGAACCTGGAGAGCCGACCAGCAGACTTTACGTGAAGAACATCGCCAAGTCAGTGGAAGAGAAA GATCTGAAATACATCTATGGGCGATACATTGACGTTTCATCTGAGGCAGAGAGAAATAT GTTTGACATAGTGCTGATGAAGGAGGGTCGTATGAAGGGCCAGGCATTCGTAGGTCTCCCCAGTGAGAGGAGTGCAGAGAAGGCCCTGAGAGACACCAACGGTTACGTCCTCTATGACAAGCCCCTCGTCGTT TcgtttgccaggtctgccagaccTAAAGCGGACACCCTGGACCCCAAGAAAGGACCCAAACGAACCCGATGA
- the rnpc3 gene encoding RNA-binding region-containing protein 3 isoform X1, with the protein MAGEDEELVQSRKSRTLIIRHLPADLSRDEKQDLLKYFGALGVRVFSDKGVLRHTAFATFASEKSAAKALSRLHQLQILNHTLVVEFAKEQEHVTVLKDPLVSDSATDGKDVKKKKEVTQPSIPLIETGTAPKLGLKFQSNPSLKYLYPPPSNGILTNITHALLSVPNFYVQVLHLMNKMNLPSPFGPITARPPMYEMHPAPPPPMPPPYPPHYPPLPADEMDLSSEEGSEYESGDDEDKERMIRLMGLVNQACKRPLRTKVSSKRKKPKFKDLLFVPKPDSQSAPGSILQPSDVFEQPQPCGQKKIEFHISADVSAILEGGGGSSTQPQEPTEPAEEAEVAAEEMQATTTTEEDPGEGFGKIYPAAQASQLEEDSDEDEDVPSDVISRKELDKGRLSRDEIKRMSVYKNYEPGEPTSRLYVKNIAKSVEEKDLKYIYGRYIDVSSEAERNMFDIVLMKEGRMKGQAFVGLPSERSAEKALRDTNGYVLYDKPLVVSFARSARPKADTLDPKKGPKRTR; encoded by the exons ATGGCGGGTGAGGACGAGGAGTTGGTCCAGTCGAGGAAAAGTCGAACTCTGATCATCCGCCATCTCCCTGCTGACCTGTCCAGGGATGAGAAGCAGGATCTACTCAAGTACTTTGGTGCCTTGGGAGTCAGAGTGTTCTCTGATAAAGGAGTACTG AGACACACAGCCTTTGCAACATTTGCGAGTGAAAAGTCTGCAGCAAAG GCTCTGAGCAGGCTTCACCAGCTACAGATCCTCAACCACACCCTGGTGGTGGAGTTCGCCAAAGAGCAGGAACATGTGACAGTGCTGAAAGACCCACTTGTGTCAGACAG TGCAACAGATGGCAAAGATGTGAAGAAGAAAAAGGAAGTGACACAACCGAGTATACCACTAATAGAGACTGGCACTGCACCCAAACTCGG GTTGAAATTTCAATCAAATCCCAGTCTGAAATATTTATATCCACCTCCTTCTAATGGGATCCTGACAAACATAACACATGCCCTTCTGAGCGTTCCAAACTTCTACGTTCAG GTCCTTCATCTGATGAACAAGATGAACCTACCGTCTCCATTCGGCCCCATCACAGCAAGACCTCCGATG TATGAAATGCATCCTGCCCCCCCTCCACCAATGCCGCCCCCCTATCCTCCCCACTACCCCCCCTTACCAGCAGATGAGATGGACCTCTCCAGCGAGGAGGGGTCTGAGTATGAGAGTGGAGATGACGAGGACAAAGAGAG GATGATTCGCCTGATGGGTCTGGTCAACCAAGCATGCAAGAGACCTCTGAGAACTAAAGTgtcctccaagagaaagaaaCCCAAGTTCAAGGATCTTCTCTTTGTCCCCAAGCCCGACTCTCAGAG TGCTCCAGGGTCCATCTTGCAGCCATCAGATGTGTTTGAGCAGCCCCAGCCCTGCGGACAGAAGAAGATTGAGTTCCACATTTCAGCAGACGTGTCGGCCATACtggaaggaggaggaggcagcTCCACCCAGCCACAGGAGCCCACTGAGCCAGCTGAGGAGGCTGAAG TAGCAGCTGAGGAGATGCAGGCCACCACCACTACAGAGGAGGATCCAGGGGAGGGCTTTGGGAAGATCTACCCTGCTGCCCAGGCCTCCCAACTGGAGGAGGACAGTGATGAGGACGAGGATGTCCCCTCTGATGTCATCTCCAGGAAGGAACTGGATAAGGGACGGCTGTCCAGAGACG AGATAAAAAGGATGTCCGTGTATAAAAATTATGAACCTGGAGAGCCGACCAGCAGACTTTACGTGAAGAACATCGCCAAGTCAGTGGAAGAGAAA GATCTGAAATACATCTATGGGCGATACATTGACGTTTCATCTGAGGCAGAGAGAAATAT GTTTGACATAGTGCTGATGAAGGAGGGTCGTATGAAGGGCCAGGCATTCGTAGGTCTCCCCAGTGAGAGGAGTGCAGAGAAGGCCCTGAGAGACACCAACGGTTACGTCCTCTATGACAAGCCCCTCGTCGTT TcgtttgccaggtctgccagaccTAAAGCGGACACCCTGGACCCCAAGAAAGGACCCAAACGAACCCGATGA